Proteins from a single region of Oryza brachyantha chromosome 6, ObraRS2, whole genome shotgun sequence:
- the LOC102719595 gene encoding E3 ubiquitin-protein ligase APD2 isoform X1, which translates to MHLPFQVLAMELLLVDLPFSPQLVSYFVMICVIVAVFYCFLKQLAEFSDTDQQTIRDQDARTNETEPILPRKRVVFCYGTTEEQPESSMISEDMCSEKVCKICYDAPRSCFFIPCGHGFACFTCAKRIAEDKNQTCPICRRLIHRVRRLVKSP; encoded by the exons ATGCATCTGCCATTCCAG GTGCTAGCTATGGAGCttttgttggttgatttacCCTTCTCTCCCCAATTGGTCTCATACTTTGTCATGATAT GTGTTATAGTGGCGGTCTTTTACTGCTTCCTGAAGCAATTGGCAGAATTTTCTGATACAGACCAACAAACAATTAGGGATCAAGACGCAAGGACCAATGAAACAGAACCAATTCTGCCAAGAAAAAGGGTGGTTTTCTGCTATGGAACAACCGAAGAGCAGCCTGAGTCAAGCATGATTTCAGAAGATATGTGCAGTGAGAAGGTCTGCAAAATATGCTATGATGCACCACGGAGTTGCTTCTTCATACCTTGCGGCCATGGTTTTGCCTGTTTTACATGTGCAAAGAG GATCGCTGAGGACAAAAACCAGACATGCCCAATCTGCCGAAGGCTGATCCACAGAGTAAGAAGGCTTGTGAAGAGCCCTTAG
- the LOC102719875 gene encoding cytosolic sulfotransferase 5-like, translated as MATSGGEPSAPVGPVPFADVDGEQLVPERRAQPEAGLGDDLADDMVSSLPSKMEVSLPMRLRLYRGFWLAEIHIPAAVAMQRRLVPRPDDVVVASLPKCGTTWLIALAFATMARRAHPPDAGAGAGHPLRRLNPHQCVPFLEGLFARGQQAKLDALPSPRLMNTHMPLAMLPSAGGGGGGCRVVYICREPKDMAVSMCHYTRRVMPRVSFAETFESYCDGAKIYGPFWDHILGYWRASSATPDTVLFLRYEELLRDPAGNVRKLAQFVGLPFSEAEEEAGMVGAIVALCSLDNMRGFEANRTGYVDAQRRIPRETLFRKGVAGDWVHHMTPEMARRLDDIVADKFGGTGLAFK; from the coding sequence ATGGcgaccagcggcggcgagcctaGTGCTCCGGTTGGTCCCGTCCCgttcgccgacgtcgacggcgagcagcTGGTCCCCGAGCGCCGGGCGCAGCCGGAAGCGGGGCTCGGCGACGACCTCGCCGACGACATGGTCTCGTCCCTCCCGAGCAAGATGGAGGTCAGCCTGCCCATGAGGCTGCGCCTCTACCGGGGCTTCTGGCTGGCGGAGATCCACATCCCGGCGGCCGTGGCCATGCAGCGGCGCCTCGTGCCACGCcccgacgacgtcgtcgtgGCCAGCCTTCCCAAGTGCGGCACCACGTGGCTCATCGCCCTGGCGTTCGCCACCATGGCGCGCCGCGCGCATCcgcccgacgccggcgccggcgccggccacccgctccgccgcctcaaCCCGCACCAGTGCGTCCCTTTCCTCGAGGGCCTCTTCGCCAGAGGTCAGCAAGCCAAGCTCGACGCGCTCCCGTCCCCGCGCCTCATGAACACGCACATGCCGCTCGCTATGCTgcccagcgccggcggcggcggcggcggctgcagaGTCGTCTACATCTGTCGAGAGCCCAAGGACATGGCCGTCTCCATGTGCCACTACACCCGGCGGGTGATGCCCCGCGTGTCGTTCGCCGAAACCTTCGAGTCCTACTGCGACGGCGCCAAGATTTACGGCCCGTTCTGGGACCACATCCTCGGCTACTGGCGCGCGAGCTCGGCGACGCCGGACACCGTGCTCTTCCTCCGGTACGAGGAGCTGCTGCGTGACCCCGCCGGAAACGTCCGGAAGCTGGCGCAGTTCGTCGGGCTGCCGTTCtccgaggcggaggaggaggccggcatGGTCGGCGCCATCGTCGCGCTGTGCAGCCTCGACAACATGAGGGGATTCGAGGCGAACAGGACAGGCTACGTCGATGCGCAGCGGAGGATTCCGCGCGAGACACTCTTCCGGAAGGGCGTGGCCGGCGACTGGGTGCACCACATGACGCCGGAGATGGCGCGCCGCCTGGATGACATTGTTGCCGACAAGTTTGGTGGAACTGGACTCGCATTTAAATGA
- the LOC102710412 gene encoding 16.0 kDa heat shock protein, peroxisomal, with protein sequence MADLFFGGPFRRLLYGRPFPAEWASAAMDWVETPTSHVLRINVPGLGKDDVKIQVEEGNVLSVRGAAPQEREGGSEKEVVWHVAERGRPEFAREVALPAGVRVEQIRASVDNGVLTVVVPKEPAPARPRPRPIAVSSKL encoded by the coding sequence ATGGCGGACCTCTTCTTCGGCGGGCCCTTCCGGCGCCTGCTCTACGGGCGCCCCTTCCCCGCGGAGTGGGCATCGGCGGCAATGGACTGGGTCGAGACCCCGACCTCCCACGTGCTCAGGATCAACGTCCCGGGCCTGGGCAAGGACGACGTGAAGATCCAGGTGGAGGAGGGCAACGTGCTCAGCGTGAGGGGCGCGGCGCcgcaggagagggagggggggagCGAGAAGGAGGTGGTGTGGCACGTGGCGGAGCGCGGGAGGCCGGAGTTCGCGCGGGAGGTGGCGCTGCCGGCCGGCGTGAGGGTGGAGCAGATCAGGGCCAGCGTCGACAACGGCGTGCTCACCGTCGTCGTGCCCAAGGAGCCCGCGCCGGCCCGGCCCAGGCCCAGGCCCATCGCCGTCTCCAGCAAGCTCTGA
- the LOC102720156 gene encoding cytosolic sulfotransferase 5-like: protein MAATDTQSAPVGPVPFKDVDGDGDKASVNPEKPREGLTDLAGMVASLPSKMSAERPVMMRFYQGAWLPEEWLPAAVAMHRGFTPRPDDVIVASLLKCGTTWLNALAFATMARRTHPPSAADHPLRRLNPHQCLPFLEGLFLSNREAMLDALPSPRLVNTHMPLSMLPSTTTAGGGGCRVIYICREPKDMVVSWWHFSRRREEKYSIATFAEVVASFCSGVRLYGPFWEHILGYWHASAARPDNVLFLRYEELLRDPAGNVRKLARFVGLPFSAAEEDAGVVESIVELCSLDYMKNIEANKTGFMDPVFKIPRAALFRKGMTGDWANHMTPEMARRLDEIVADKLTTAGLTFQ from the coding sequence ATGGCGGCGACCGACACTCAGAGTGCACCAGTTGGCCCTGTCCCATTCAaggacgtcgacggcgacggcgacaaggCCTCCGTGAACCCAGAGAAGCCACGGGAAGGGCTCACTGACCTCGCCGGCATGGTGGCGTCCCTCCCGAGCAAGATGAGTGCCGAAAGGCCGGTGATGATGCGCTTCTACCAGGGCGCGTGGCTGCCGGAGGAGTGGCTCCCGGCGGCCGTCGCCATGCACCGCGGCTTCACGCCCCGCCCTGACGACGTCATCGTGGCCAGCCTCCTAAAGTGTGGCACCACCTGGCTCAACGCCCTGGCGTTCGCCACAATGGCGCGCCGCACGCACCCGCCATCCGCCGCCGACCACCCACTCCGCCGCCTCAACCCACACCAGTGCCTCCCTTTCCTGGAGGGCCTCTTCCTCAGCAACAGGGAGGCCATGCTCGACGCGCTCCCGTCCCCGCGCCTCGTCAACACCCACATGCCGCTCTCCATGCTGCcgagcaccaccaccgccggcggcggcggctgcaggGTCATCTACATTTGCCGGGAGCCCAAGGACATGGTCGTCTCATGGTGGCACTTCTCCCGTCGGCGGGAGGAGAAGTACTCGATCGCCACCTTCGCCGAGGTCGTCGCGTCCTTCTGCAGCGGGGTGAGGCTGTACGGGCCGTTTTGGGAGCACATCCTCGGCTACTGGCACGCGAGCGCAGCTAGGCCGGACAACGTGCTCTTCCTGCGCTACGAGGAGCTACTGCGCGACCCCGCCGGGAACGTCCGGAAGCTGGCGCGGTTCGTCGGCCTCCCGTTctccgcggcggaggaggacgccggcgtcgtcgagtCCATCGTCGAGCTATGCAGCCTCGACTACATGAAGAACATCGAGGCCAACAAAACGGGCTTCATGGATCCAGTGTTCAAGATTCCTCGGGCGGCTCTCTTCCGGAAGGGCATGACTGGTGACTGGGCGAATCACATGACGCCGGAGATGGCACGCCGCCTCGACGAAATCGTCGCCGACAAGCTCACCACTGCAGGGCTCACGTTTCAATGA
- the LOC102719595 gene encoding E3 ubiquitin-protein ligase APD2 isoform X2: MELLLVDLPFSPQLVSYFVMICVIVAVFYCFLKQLAEFSDTDQQTIRDQDARTNETEPILPRKRVVFCYGTTEEQPESSMISEDMCSEKVCKICYDAPRSCFFIPCGHGFACFTCAKRIAEDKNQTCPICRRLIHRVRRLVKSP, translated from the exons ATGGAGCttttgttggttgatttacCCTTCTCTCCCCAATTGGTCTCATACTTTGTCATGATAT GTGTTATAGTGGCGGTCTTTTACTGCTTCCTGAAGCAATTGGCAGAATTTTCTGATACAGACCAACAAACAATTAGGGATCAAGACGCAAGGACCAATGAAACAGAACCAATTCTGCCAAGAAAAAGGGTGGTTTTCTGCTATGGAACAACCGAAGAGCAGCCTGAGTCAAGCATGATTTCAGAAGATATGTGCAGTGAGAAGGTCTGCAAAATATGCTATGATGCACCACGGAGTTGCTTCTTCATACCTTGCGGCCATGGTTTTGCCTGTTTTACATGTGCAAAGAG GATCGCTGAGGACAAAAACCAGACATGCCCAATCTGCCGAAGGCTGATCCACAGAGTAAGAAGGCTTGTGAAGAGCCCTTAG
- the LOC107304336 gene encoding NF-X1-type zinc finger protein NFXL1, whose translation MQPSSDRRRGGNGGGGGGGGGPVAVPSSRAVWRPRSTAPRAPPPAPAAAAVPDRAAPILPFPSTASEERPPQRRPRRRNHGSSGGQRRAPPQERPSAAPPPSAAAAAPAPTRGAPPPRAAGAKAAAAGSDGAVPQLVQEIQDKLARGAVECMICYDMVRRSAPVWSCGSCFSIFHLPCIRKWARSPASAADASDPDSSWRCPGCQSVHTVPARELAYTCFCGRRREPPNDLFLTPHSCGEPCSKPLERADPAAAKGASPNDAEATRCPHVCVLQCHPGPCPPCKAFAPDRLCPCGKQTIVRRCADRTTPVTCGQQCDRLLPCRRHRCEKVCHTGPCGDCNVLITAQCFCGKKTETLLCGDMELKGNLSEKDGVFSCSEACDHMLACGNHACRDVCHPGPCGECDLMPGKVTACHCGKTRLLEKRESCLDPIPTCEKVCDKKLPCGVHRCKVTCHDGECPPCVVRVEQRCRCGSSGQMVECYKVLEEEFHCNKPCGRKKNCGRHRCSECCCPLSKPFAQLEGGNWDPHLCQIPCGKKLRCGQHGCQLLCHSGHCPPCLETIFNDLTCACGRTSIPPPLPCGTPTPSCPHQCLVPQPCGHPASHQCHFGDCPPCVVPVMRECIGGHVMLRNIPCGSKDIRCNQPCGKNRQCGIHACTRACHPAPCDAPPANGDASSSTGSRASCGQVCGAARRECKHTCTAPCHPSSPCPDLRCEFPVTITCSCGHITATVPCGAGGASNGDNMFEISIIQKLPVPLQPVESDGRRVPLGQRKLSCDEDCAKMERKRALAEAFDITPPNLDALHFGENSNASDLLSDLFRREPKWVLAIEERCKFLVLGKTRGNSSGNLKVHVFCHMMKDKRDAIRLIADRWKLSVQAAGWEPKRFITIHVTPKSKPPARILGSKPGVPVTASHPFFDPLVDMDPRLVVAMLDLPRDADVSALVLRFGGECELVWLNDKNAVAVFNDPARAATALRRLDYGSAYQGAAVFSPSGSAQPGNIWVGGQKDGALATKSSANPWKKATASEPDLSSGDWTGVPGHAPPASVWRRGGDTVAQVMGTSNRWNVLESDAATSSRDEENKPAPRADAGSSAGPSAAPPVSKMQPEIEVDDWEEACE comes from the coding sequence ATGCAGCCCTCCTCCGatcggcgccgcggcggcaacggcggtggcggtggaggaggaggaggccccGTCGCGGTGCCTTCGTCCCGCGCCGTATGGCGGCCCCGCTCTACCGCTCCTCGTGCGCCACCCCCCgcgcccgcggccgcggccgtccCCGACCGCGCCGCTCCGATCCTGCCCTTTCCAAGTACGGCTTCGGAGGAACGGCCTCCCcagcgccgcccgcgccggagGAATCACGGGAGTAGCGGCGGCCAACGCCGCGCCCCGCCGCAGGAGAGGCcgtccgcggcgccgccgccatcggcggcggcggctgcgccaGCTCCGACCCGcggcgcgcctcctccgcgtgCGGCGGGGGCgaaggccgcggcggcagggagCGATGGGGCGGTGCCGCAGCTGGTGCAGGAGATCCAGGACAAGCTGGCGCGGGGGGCGGTGGAGTGCATGATCTGCTACGACATGGTGCGGCGGTCGGCGCCGGTGTGGTCCTGCGGCAGCTGCTTCTCCATTTTCCACCTACCCTGCATCCGCAAGTGGGCGCGCTCCCCGGCGTCCGCTGCCGATGCGTCGGACCCGGACTCTTCCTGGCGCTGCCCCGGGTGCCAGTCCGTGCACACCGTACCCGCGCGCGAGCTCGCCTACACCTGCTTCTGCGGGCGACGCCGCGAGCCCCCTAACGATCTCTTCCTCACGCCGCACTCCTGCGGCGAGCCCTGCTCCAAGCCCCTCGAGAGGGCGGATCCTGCCGCCGCGAAGGGCGCTTCCCCCAACGATGCCGAAGCCACCAGGTGCCCGCATGTGTGTGTCCTGCAGTGCCACCCAGGGCCTTGCCCACCCTGCAAAGCGTTTGCACCAGACCGGCTGTGCCCCTGTGGCAAGCAGACCATTGTGCGGCGGTGCGCGGACCGGACCACGCCTGTGACGTGCGGGCAGCAGTGTGATCGGCTCCTGCCCTGCCGGAGGCACCGTTGTGAGAAGGTCTGCCACACTGGACCTTGCGGGGATTGCAACGTTCTCATTACTGCCCAATGCTTCTGTGGAAAGAAGACGGAGACATTGTTGTGCGGGGACATGGAGCTGAAGGGGAATCTATCTGAGAAGGATGGAGTGTTCTCATGCAGTGAAGCCTGTGACCACATGCTGGCGTGTGGGAATCATGCCTGCCGAGATGTTTGCCACCCAGGACCATGCGGGGAGTGCGATCTTATGCCAGGAAAGGTCACCGCATGCCATTGTGGGAAGACAAGGCTgctggagaagagagagagctgCTTGGACCCGATACCAACCTGTGAGAAGGTGTGCGACAAGAAGCTGCCATGCGGGGTGCATAGGTGCAAGGTCACATGCCATGATGGAGAGTGCCCTCCTTGTGTGGTGCGTGTGGAACAGAGGTGCCGCTGTGGTTCATCGGGTCAGATGGTAGAGTGCTACAAAGTCTTGGAGGAGGAATTCCATTGCAACAAGCCTTGTGGGCGAAAGAAAAACTGTGGGAGGCACAGGTGTAGTGAGTGCTGTTGCCCACTTTCAAAGCCGTTCGCTCAGCTTGAAGGGGGTAATTGGGATCCCCATCTCTGCCAGATACCGTGTGGCAAGAAACTGCGGTGCGGACAGCATGGATGCCAGCTTCTTTGCCATAGCGGCCACTGCCCGCCTTGCCTTGAGACCATATTCAATGATCTGACTTGTGCATGTGGTAGGACATCCATCCCTCCCCCGCTTCCTTGTGGCACACCAACTCCATCATGCCCACACCAATGCTTAGTCCCCCAACCATGTGGACATCCGGCCTCGCATCAATGTCATTTTGGGGATTGTCCGCCTTGTGTTGTTCCAGTAATGAGAGAATGCATAGGTGGACATGTGATGTTGAGGAATATCCCTTGTGGTTCTAAGGATATCAGATGCAACCAACCATGTGGAAAGAACCGGCAATGTGGAATACATGCTTGCACCAGGGCTTGTCATCCTGCCCCTTGTGATGCGCCGCCTGCAAATGGAGATGCTAGCTCAAGCACTGGTAGCAGAGCTTCATGTGGGCAGGTATGTGGTGCTGCAAGGAGGGAATGTAAGCACACTTGCACTGCTCCATGCCACCCATCATCACCTTGCCCGGATTTGAGATGTGAATTTCCTGTTACTATTACCTGTTCTTGTGGTCATATTACTGCAACTGTGCCATGCGGTGCTGGGGGAGCTTCCAATGGTGACAATATGTTTGAAATATCCATCATACAGAAGCTACCAGTGCCACTCCAGCCAGTGGAATCGGATGGGAGAAGGGTACCACTTGGGCAGAGGAAGCTCTCCTGTGATGAGGACTGTGCAAAgatggagaggaagagggCCCTTGCTGAAGCATTTGACATCACCCCACCCAATTTGGATGCATTACATTTTGGTGAGAACTCAAATGCATCCGATTTGCTTTCTGATCTTTTCCGCCGTGAGCCAAAATGGGTGCTGGCCATAGAGGAGAGGTGCAAGTTCCTTGTACTTGGGAAGACGAGAGGGAATTCTTCAGGCAACCTCAAGGTTCATGTCTTCTGTCACATGATGAAGGATAAGAGGGATGCTATCAGGCTCATTGCGGACAGGTGGAAGCTTTCTGTTCAGGCTGCTGGTTGGGAGCCCAAACGTTTCATTACTATCCATGTCACGCCCAAGTCAAAACCGCCTGCTCGCATCCTGGGATCCAAGCCAGGAGTACCTGTTACTGCGTCCCATCCTTTCTTTGATCCTCTTGTGGACATGGATCCAAGGCTTGTTGTTGCAATGCTGGACCTCCCCCGGGATGCTGATGTTAGTGCTCTGGTTTTAAGGTTCGGTGGGGAGTGTGAATTGGTTTGGCTGAATGACAAGAATGCCGTGGCTGTCTTCAATGATCCAGCTAGAGCAGCGACAGCGTTGAGGCGGCTGGATTATGGGTCTGCTTACCAGGGTGCTGCTGTATTTTCGCCAAGCGGCAGCGCTCAGCCAGGCAATATCTGGGTTGGAGGGCAGAAAGATGGAGCATTGGCTACTAAGAGCAGTGCCAATCCATGGAAGAAGGCCACTGCCTCTGAGCCTGATTTATCCTCAGGAGACTGGACAGGTGTGCCTGGTCATGCTCCTCCAGCATCAGTATGGAGGCGTGGCGGTGATACTGTCGCTCAAGTCATGGGGACATCAAACCGCTGGAACGTCCTGGAGTCTGATGCTGCCACAAGCTCCAGGGACGAGGAGAATAAGCCTGCTCCTCGCGCCGATGCTGGATCCAGCGCAGGACCAAGCGCTGCACCACCGGTAAGTAAGATGCAGCCGGAAATCGAAGTTGATGATTGGGAAGAGGCTTGTGAATGA